The Cryptomeria japonica chromosome 9, Sugi_1.0, whole genome shotgun sequence DNA segment TGGCATTactccttctccttcttctctatctcttttaGCCTTTCCTTTTCCTTATGCAATATatccttttgtttttttttctagTTCCTTCTTCTGCTTTGCCAATATGCTTGTTGTCTTCTTCTCTTTGGCctgctctttctttctttctttggtcTCCTCCACTTCCATCTTCTTCACCTCTTGAACCATTAACTATTCCATGAACTCATCAGATGCAATCAACTATGAATTATAACTCAACCGCAACCCATCATTAACACCTTTCCCTTTCGTCTTGTTGGCGATGTGAACAGACAGCTTTAAAAATCTTGACAGTCCTATTTCTTGTTGAGAGGGGCCCATCTCACTAACTTGGGATAGCAAACTCTCGTCTTCCTCACTACCAACTTGTGTTGTGTCTTGTGTGGTGTCTTTCTATGTCAAATCTGCATGAGGTTGGCTATCTGATATGACACAATCGACATAGTAATGCACCACATCATCCATGGCCGTTGCGGGTGGTGAAGGGAAAGTGAATGTGGAGTCTTGATGTTCCCCTTCCAAGTAAACTCCTAAAGCCATTGCCCTGTCGACCACCCATGTAGGTGCTATTCGTTGTGATGGAAGAGAAAGACTATCTTCCACACTGTCAGCCACTCTGTCAACGATATTTTCTACAACAGCTTCACTTGAAACATCAACACTGCATAGGTTCAACATGTTTTGCACAGCCAAAACATCCTCGCCATTTTGAATGTCGAATGTGGTGTTGGGATGCATGTCATTTTTTGAGGGCATCAGGATTGATGGGTCATATCCATGTCCTTCTGAAGCATGTTACGATGTTAGAAACTATCAATGCCTTCTTCAAGGACTTGCTTCCTATTTTTGCCAGTTCTGCCCTCCTGATCTCCACATTTGGAAAACTTGCCAACCACGTTGCTCTTTCTATTTTGAAGAATGTTTTGAATGGAGAGAAGACACTCACATCCAGTGGCTGTAGTTTGTGAGAGGTGTGAGCCAACAATGTGAGCAAGTCTATACCCAACATCCTTGCCTCTTGGATGGTTGCCACTGCAACATGGCTGCTATGGCCATCAAATATAAGCAAGTGCTTGTTGGCGGGCGATACACCCCCTGGAATAGATCACACAAAGTGGTACAACCAATTAAGGAATAGTTCCTTCATCATCCATGCATGTTTCTGTGCTGCCATGCAAGCACCTGACTCGCATTTGGCGATGTAATTTTGTAGGTGCTTCTTCCCTTTGAACAAGTAGAAGCTTGGGATGCTTTTCCCGGAAGTGTTCACGTAGCACAAAATTGTAATCCATTCCCGGCTCTTCGAGATTATGTATGAGACATTGCGACTTCCTCTCCTAGAGAGCACCCTCATTGCACCATTTCTACCCGCCATAACCTCGGTTTCATCACAGTTCCAAATCTGATGAGGACCATACGGATTTGTTGCATAGGCCTTTGATAATGTCTCGTAGAAAGCAACAACAATGCCAGGTCTCAGAGTGAGTGCCCTGTCTTTGTCAAGGCCTTCAGCTACCTGCAAGGTGAGTTCTGGATGTCGGGCTTTAAAACGAGCCCACCATGACTTCTCGAGCATGCCATCCTTGAAAGGGTTGGGTCTACCCTCACAAATCTACACCACAATTTCCTTCAAGTTCAGGATCTCAAGGCCATGACCAACCACTGCCATCTGTTGGCACCACTCAAcaatctcttcttcctcttcaacagtGAGGATGGTTGTGGGACCTTTCTTCGATGTTGTTGTTAGTCCACCCAACCATTTTGTCACTATTGTAACTGGGATTGCCCACTTCTTTGACGCTCTCCTGACAGACATGTCATTTTCATCTCCATCATGGATTGCACCCTCCATGGCCGAAGCCGACCACAACTTCTGTGGCCTTGTAAAATTCCTTCTAGTTGAAGGAACGGAAACGTCCACTGTGGGTAGCGAGACAGGTTTTGGTTCCTGATCATCCGGTGATGGGGGTATAGGCTTTGCTTCGGCCACATTAGGAGGCGACGTTTGTGGCTAAACTGGGATCTTCACACCTCTTTTATGTGATGACAACCTTGTTGATGCTCTCTTCTTTGCACCACGAGCAGTCATCTTATTTGCCTTCCTCGTCTACAAGAAAAATAATAAATTGTATGCTAGTTTTAATTCCATGACAAATATACAGAATAATATGAATTGTACAGTATGTATGGAAAATTTCTGTAATTTAAAATGTAACCTACAAACATATATACAATACAACATGGGTTACATTGAGATGGAACCAACTAACCAAGTGATGTTGTAAGTTGAATCTTGTTGAATGATATTAACTTTGATGCTTGACATGGCACCGTTGTGCAAGTAAGGAGTGGATGACAAGATAGTGTAAGATGACAGTAATGCTTGAACAGTAGAAGTACGGTTCCCTATATGAAATGATATCTTTTATGGGCATATGTGTGTGGAAATGTATTATTTTTTGGAAACTTAGACAACAAGGGTTTAGAGGTACATGCGTAGACTTAGTCTGGTAGGGATTCATGGTTGAAACCTTCTAGGTTGAGTAGATGTGGTGGTGTAGCTGAAATGGCTTCCTTCCAAAGAATTAGTTGACTGTATAGTTGGCAAGGCAAATTAGAATGCAACCCAGTTTGACCACGATGAGGTTGAATGTATACTTTGGTAAAATCCATGATGGAATATGTTCATTGACTACTCTTCGAAGCATTTGTTGCCATGACAGAGTAGTGAAGCTTTGATGAACTTGTGGTCCCTAGTTTTCTAAAAAAAACCTATTCAGATAGTTGGTTTGCCATGATTCCAGATTCACCTtgaataatttataatagaaagaTGATCGGGTAGGAAAGAGATGATCATCACAGAGGTTTGGACAAAGAAAGAGTTGGTCAACAATAAGAGAATGCTTCACAATCCATTCTTGCTATGCACGAATGCGTGGATAAGGGATTTGAACTGGACATTCAGTGGGTGAAATAGGTGACTGCGAGAAGGGATCAAAATATTCAAGGAGGTAAGTTGTAATGTCATAATCTAAAATATTTGGAGTGAGGGTTGCAATGACACCTTGAGTTGTTAGTGTGTGATGCGCCTTCAAATAGTTTTCCCTATCTTATTGATAATTTTGAACAATTTGATAGCGTTCATCTTTGTTTGAGACATCCACACTCAATTGTGTCCATGTCCAATGTCTGGAATGTATCATTGTAACTTCTTCGTAGTCATCTGCATCATGGTATACATTACAAATATATCATGTCACCTGATAGTTGAACACATATGCATATATCATGTCACCATATAGGATTTGATGCTTCTAaaatttgcatcaacgttttggatcacatcCTATGATCCACCATCAAGATGaaggagagtgtcaactggggcaTTTAATTTGTACATCTCTGGGCACTCTCCTTATGTaggatgatggatcacagagtgtgatcggAAACGTTGGTGTAAAAAAGAGACAaccaatcaaatctagaagcaggTAATGTAATTCAATCATGGCTTGTGGAAATTTAGTAAATTTCATATCTGTAAATTTAGTAAATCAGTAAGTAGTTTCTTGTTTGATGTTCAATTGTGTTTGGACGTTTCTGTTAAATTAATTCAAAATTTGATGTTTGTTTCTATTTCAGGGTCATTTCATTCGAGTCATTGAGGGTTGGTTTTTTGTCATGCAGGGTTTTAAGAATGTTCACTTGTGCATTTGGAATTGCATTTCGATGTTTGAATTGGacttatatgtatatatctgtatatacatatatgaacaTCAGCTACaaatctacatatatgtatatacacataagtAGAAGGGTTGTAAATGTATGGGTCAATGTTCATGCAGCCATGTACACTAAATTGAGTCACTATTTCATGTATGTCCACTTGAGTCAGTGTTGTGTTTGAATTGGCATGAAGTCAGTCATTTGCATGGCTCTATGTTCATTTTCATTCATCTACACTTTTGTTTGTGTTCAATTGTGCATTTTTAATTGGCTTCTTTAAAGTTGAATTGGGAGCTATAAAGTTGAGTTTAATGAATTGGGATTATATATTTAAACCTTCAAAAATACATAATTGAGTGTATAATTATTGCATGTGGAATATATATCTtggatagtgtatatatatatatatagtcaattttttattttttatgagagcatgtatatacatatgtatagagtgtcagacatgtatatacatatgtatacactgtcaaatatatatatttgacaacatgtatatacatatgtatacttaCGTGGACACCACGAAGATGGGGTGCACACGTTGTAGGTCCTCTCCCCTAGGACAAATAATGTCAAGTGGATATGTCAGGATAGTGAACTGTGCATTAATGTAGGGAATGTGAGTTGGTAGATGTGTACTAAAACAACAAAAGCTCATTAATGTAGGGAATATGAGGTGGCGGTTGCTTATTTAGATGGGAAGTGTGCATAATTCAGCCAAAATCTTCGAAGAGATTTGGTTCACCGACATTAGTATAAAGCATTGAAGAGGAAGGAAAAAAAATCAACACATCTATTTATAGGAGTCAAGCAGTGcattgagaatatagtttattttagtAATTGTTCAACGAAGGGGAAGCATTTTGCAGGTATCGGTAACCATGGAAGCTACATTCACACTTTACACCTCAAAGCAACAACTGACATTTGCTAGCGCAATATTTGATAAGAGATTGAAGCAAGTTTTCAAGTACCAGGATGAAGAATCTATCACGACAATTTAGGTGTTCCTTGGTGACTATTTCTTGAAAACAGAACACAGATACCGCACAAATGTTGACATTGTCAATATGGTTTTGGCATGGGCGCTGAAGATTGGGAAAAACGCTGAAAAGTGTGTGCATGGTTGTTGTGGGGAATAATGGGTAAGGAATGGTTAGGCGGCTTGAAGCCTCTGCTCGACAAGGTCGTTCCTGAAATTGGGTTTGATTATCTAGTAGGGGAAGGAGTGAAAGTAGAAGTCACGACACTCTTCCCATTCATTAGATGGAGAGTGGGGCAGGACCGAGAAGTGAGGAGGTCTGAAGCGGTTGAGGGGTGGAGTTTGCTTGAGTAATTTCTTTGTGAAAAAGAAGGTGGTGCAGCTGTCGCAGGTGCAGGTGAGGATGAAGACAACGAGCAGAGGCCGCAAGTCAGATTGGGGTCGATAGACTTATGGGAAATCAAGAAACGATTTTTTTTGGTCTATGATGAATcatttttgtaatcattttggtAAGTGAGTCATAGTTTTTAAAAAAACCACAATATATTGAATTGTTATACGTAAATTGAAAAGAGGTTTGTGGATTGTGAACAAGAAAATTACTTGCAAAACACGTATTCTTTGCCTGAATTGTGTGGCTTCTTGCACCTTTGCAACATGCTCTTTCTCTGTCTTCTTGTTTTCGCTCGCTAAATGAAATGCGTTGATTTCAAGTGCTTATTtatgtttgagaatttgaatttgaatcgaaGTTCTTTAATTTTTTTACCTACTATGTTGAATATGAATTTGAATCTCCATATTTCCCCATTTATGTCTGAGTTGATTGTTTTTGTTGTTTAGTTTGTGGCCTTACACAAGCGTTGTGATGGATGCAGGTGATATGACCGGTAACGACGCTGAAGTGACCATATCGGCCTAGTTCGAGCTGGACAGATGGGACAGGGGATGCAAAAAGGTGTTGAAAGGGTCACGTGGTCTGACGTAGATGTGGACAAATTTTGACCATCAAGTGACATTTGATTGGCAATGTTAGTTTCCATGGGTGCTCACATGGCATGGGGTTGCCATCATGTCATTTTGTATTGCTTGCAAGTCGGTTTATTTAGGCTTAATATGTTATCGTTTTAATGTTTAATACAAACTTTAATGTTTTTATCGTGGTCCTTTATTGGGCACGTGATCTTATTTGACAAAACTCTAAAACTTTTATTCGAATAAATATGAATGGTTTAAATGTTTACGTCTGAACATAAAGATTTATATTTTGAATGCAAAAGATACACTTTATGGTTAATTCGTTTCATTGTTTAATGATATTATTTATTTGTTCAATGTTGAACATGTAGTGGGACACACGTcgattctaagagatttccacaatccatcatatacaAGAGTGTGTGGGACACACGTCGATAAATACTAGATGGTTAGGCAGACACCTGTAGGCCCCTAACCCCCTAAGACCTATCACACATTTAGGTCCCCGCACACATAATGACTCCTATCCCTTTATGTACACTTAACTTTTTTTTCATCCCTATCAAAATGAAAACCTATTTTAAATTTTTGAGGAAAAcaccttttgattttgttttacgcTAACATCCCATTATTATAGAAGAAAATGGAACACCTGTTGATGCACTCCAAACCTTTCAATTGCACGACCCCTGTAACCTGAGCAACAACTATAACGATTTGGGTACGCGTCTATTACAAGTTAAATATAGCTGAAACATGGTATGCATGGTAATTAATTGGGCATAGAAACTCTCTCTCTATTTCTGTAACTGTCGTCCTCGTCTGACCACCATGAAGAAAAAATATGCTTCCAGGTGGACTTTGAAAACCCACTTGGTTGTTGAATTGGGTTTGGATGGTATGATTAGGACTACCATATATTCTTCTGTCGCTCATCCACTTCCCCAAACCTCCACGGTCTCCTTCGTTGTTTACCAGAGCAACTTTAAGTAACTATCACGCTTTCTTCCATGGAATGAATATATAATTATTGTTTATGATTTGACAAAGCAGAATGTTCTTTTCCCTTTAAAAAAATGGTAAGTGTCATTCGGTGGCCTGTTTCGTTGTGCTTTGTTGGGATATAGGCAGATTTGGTTTTTccgtttttttttgaaaaactaatCTACCGTGAACCACTGTATTACAGAATCTGAGATCAAGGAATTGTTTTTGGCAATTGGGCTGATAGTGATGCCtacggtgatgatgatgatggtggtgatgacgatgatgatgtgGTAGTAACAGGGGAAGAGCACAGAGATTTGTGGATTTTGTGTAAGGAGAGATGATGGGAAAATGGCAGTGGGCAAGGCAAAGGCAATGCTTTGGGTGGGTGATTCTGTTGGGTCTGGTAAGCATTGTGGGTATCCTTCACACGGAGATCATACCTAGTGCGCAGCCATTGTTGCCTCTGAGAGCAATACAAGCCCATCTCTATAACTATGTTCGTGGCGAATCAGTTAACAAAAATAGGATTGCCATCTGCCTGGTGGGAGGAGCTAGGAGGTTTGAGTTGACAGGCCCTTCTCTGCTCAAATATGTGGTGAACAGGTACAACAATTCCGATATATTTCTGCATGCCCCTCTTGACAAGGACTCGTACAAATTTGGCCTGCTCAACCAGGCGTCCTCTCCCTTAGCAGCAGTGCGCATTTTCCCCCAACAGAGGATAAATGAAACCTCCCTGAAGGCACAGATGTTCACATCCACCGGCTCACCTAATGGATTACAGGTATTTCTACTCTCCGTTTTTTGGGGTTTGCCTCTTTTTAAACTCTAATCCTATTAGTAAAAATTCCCGTTATTATAGGCATGTTTTCCCTAAATGTTTACTTTTGGGCAAAGAGAACTTTTTTTTGCTGTTTTGAATCTTTTCAGGGGAGGCCTATGTCACAGGCTACAGGCTTCTTCTTGGCCAATACTGCCTAGCAatcatcttataacattcattaaaatttaattatcatTCATTCCAAATTTCATGTTATTATTCGAATATTGGCCTATAATTTTCCCTACCCAGGATATTGCAGCTTCAGAGGCATATTGCCTAGTACTAAAGGAAGCTTTGATTACCAAGAACCCTAATGAACCATGTAAGAGCATTCTCCAACAGTTATTTGTCCATTATGAATTAGCCAAAACTGGCGAAACAGGGCCAAAACATGATATGAAGTTTTTAAGAGATTCATGTCTTTGTTTTTTTGACACGATATACTGGCATGTATAATAATTGGCACCTGAATTACCTTCTCTTTCAAGTTCTTGCCCTATGAACAAGTTTAGTTTTATACAGCCACTGGCATCATTTTAGCAGTCTTTCATATTTTTCTACTGTTTTTTGAATCATGTTATGGGGTGTTAGTACTAAAGTGACTACATTCATCGTGGCAAGCTCATGGGTATTTCTTGCTCTATTTGCTTCCAGGGACTACTGCAATATTTCAACTTGGTTGAAGGATGTTTGACAATGATAAAGTCATACCAGATCAAACACAACATAAGATATGATTGGATTGTCAGAACAAGAGTGGATGGATACTGGAATGGACCCCTTCCGCCTCCTGAAAGCTATTCAAAAAACAAGTATATTGTGCCATCAGGTTCTCAATTTGGCGGACTTAATGACAGACTTGGAATTGGTGATATGGAAACTAGTGAAGTTGCACTGTCAAGAATGAGTCTTATACCTATTCTGTATGATAATAACTATAGAAATCTGAATTCAGAAACTGCTTTTAAGCATCAACTAGATGTGAAAGGTGTAGGATATATGTTCAAAACTTTTCCCTTTTGCATTTTGAGTGAGAGAAAGTATGAATGGCCTCCTTCTAGATGGGGGGTTCCTGTGGCTTCACTTTCAAGCAAAGGAAAATTAAATGGAGCCAAATGTAGGCCCTGTACACCTGCATCAAGAGGAACAGATGCAATGAATATCATTGGGTATTTGATAAAGTCGTGGAGTTGGATTTTGAGTACACCTGGGTTAGAGCTTTGTGATGCTCATGAAAGTTGGGAAGAAAATTGGGAACAAATATTTGACAAGGTGGCTGGGCCTAAATTCTCTGCTCTTAGAAAGAAGGTCAAAAACCGTGGTCTAGCTGATTGCATCAAAGATTTTGAAGCCATGAAACAGAAGACAGCTGATTGGGATGCTCCTCCGTCAGAAACCATTTGCAAGAAAGCGTTTCAGCAATCACATTGACTGAAAAGAAGGTTGTTACATGGTTACTCTGAGTAAGAAGCCGTGCAAAGAATCAAGTGGCATCTCTATGTTGAAGACATCACATCAGACTGATAGCCTTTATGGAAAAAGTTGTATAATAGTATCCTAACGAACACCTGACTTCTTTCAAACACGGGCAACCTGGCTTTTCATATTCAGCTCAGATAGGGCTGGAGTTGTAATGGAAGATGTTCTGAATCTGGATGATATTGTGGAGTTGTTTTTAGATTTTCACTAAAAAAATTGGTATCTTTCTGTATCTTGAGTTTTTTAGGGAAACACCATATATCTTCTTTAGAGATGTTCACCTAATGTATATGGTTAAATCTTTATTTTCTCCCTCACCGTGTATTCATTTATTGTTTACAAATTACTAAGAATaagattcattcaatttattctctaTCACTTGTTGGACATAGATGTCTAGAAAGATGAAAAATATACATACAAGGTCTCTCATGATTGTAACTTCTGAAAATATGAAGGCACGAGAAGAACCTTCTTTTCTGACACTCACACCCAAGCTATTTTTTAGGTTTTATTCGTATGCCTCTTCTATTTTGGAAGTTTTAAATTTAGATACATGCAACGGATCACTTTATGTGGTATGGACACTTGCAATGCTTCTCAGCAACAAACATACATGTTTGTTTAGCTGagtaattaataatataaataaatgcttTGTGCAGTTTGAGATTGTTTCATCATTTTACAGCAAAGGACTAAAAGTTCTTTTGTTCAATCTGGAAAGGGACCCAATGAAATTGGGAAGGTAGTTTAGTCTTGATATGGTTTAAGAGTGTGATTGGGTTGTCAATGCAGGCTGATACTACATACACACACTGGCACGTACACAAAGTCACAAACATACAAGTGCAGACACCATCTCCTTATTGCTTCTCAATAGTATATAATGCTCATCTCAACTACAGTTAATGCTTCTTTAAGATATTCCATCAGCCTGGTCTTAAATTAGTATCTGTCCACCTCTTAGCATTTATTACACCAAAGTTTGCTGTAATTATAATTCTTGAAATGTTTACATTAATCCGCACATGAATTCAATTTCCAGTAGCAAAATGGTTGAGATTTACATCACAATTGATATCATAAAATGAGGGCTTGGTTGGCAATACACCATAATTGGTAGAAACTTAAATTTGAGAGCTTGGATTTATGCCTCCACAAAAAACAGAATTATCTGGCCTGTATGGGAAGAGGCAAGCAGAAAGAAGTTGCGATGAGAAGTGCTGTAGCATCTTTAGGATTGGTAGAGAGCCTTACAAAACTTGGTCCAGAATAATATATTGAGGAGTTTGTCTGTTGCTATACCAGATAACTGAATTTCAAAATATCAGAAGTGGACTCCCTGTTCATTCCTGTTCAATCACAGTTTATCAATTATTTGAGAATATTCAATATGCATTCAATAATATGTTAGACAAGCTCTTAAGAAA contains these protein-coding regions:
- the LOC131072861 gene encoding uncharacterized protein LOC131072861, producing the protein MMGKWQWARQRQCFGWVILLGLVSIVGILHTEIIPSAQPLLPLRAIQAHLYNYVRGESVNKNRIAICLVGGARRFELTGPSLLKYVVNRYNNSDIFLHAPLDKDSYKFGLLNQASSPLAAVRIFPQQRINETSLKAQMFTSTGSPNGLQGLLQYFNLVEGCLTMIKSYQIKHNIRYDWIVRTRVDGYWNGPLPPPESYSKNKYIVPSGSQFGGLNDRLGIGDMETSEVALSRMSLIPILYDNNYRNLNSETAFKHQLDVKGVGYMFKTFPFCILSERKYEWPPSRWGVPVASLSSKGKLNGAKCRPCTPASRGTDAMNIIGYLIKSWSWILSTPGLELCDAHESWEENWEQIFDKVAGPKFSALRKKVKNRGLADCIKDFEAMKQKTADWDAPPSETICKKAFQQSH